In Carya illinoinensis cultivar Pawnee chromosome 7, C.illinoinensisPawnee_v1, whole genome shotgun sequence, the following are encoded in one genomic region:
- the LOC122316782 gene encoding mannosyltransferase APTG1 — MRQRQKSGTSPPSNQPDAQNPRFPKSDRHKPPTNCYLLSSTRRVFALCLAFRVVNALLVQTYFNPDEHWQALEVAHRIVFGYGHLTWEWKKGIRSYLHPLLFAVLYKVLTLLGLDSPWFMQRAPRLLQSIFSAVGDLYLYKMSDVLFGDCVAKWALFSQLANWFMIFCFPRTLSNSLETALTLVSLYHWPCIRVSPTKVPSVSRKWGLALAALACVIRPTSAIIWVYIGLLELFGTHDRLRLIFLEVAPIGAVVLGLTCLLDRLVYGLWVLVPLNFLKFNFLSSGGDYYGTHKWHWYFTQGFPVMLFSFLPFSVAGIVWSKQWKLSGLIAWVLGIYSLLGHKEFRFVLPVLPIALMFSGYALAKTKTPDSQDTEKKGSLNTHSRHPFKRLSILFLLATNIPMALYMSLVHQRGTEDVMIYLSEEARNDKVKSILFLMPCHATPYYSTLHRNIPMRFLDCSPSEEKGIPDESDRFMMDPISFVSEFTKSWSIPSHIVLFGSEERLLRDFLASHSFKEIRRFFHSHFKVDREVQASVVVYVWTGH, encoded by the exons ATGAGACAGAGACAGAAGAGTGGAACCAGTCCACCATCCAATCAACCCGATGCCCAAAACCCAAGATTTCCAAAATCAGATCGCCACAAACCACCTACAAATTGCTATCTCCTTTCCTCAACCAGGAGAGTTTTTGCACTCTGCTTGGCCTTCAGGGTGGTGAATGCTTTGTTGGTGCAGACGTATTTCAACCCGGATGAACACTGGCAGGCTCTCGAAGTCGCTCATCGCATCGTTTTCGG GTATGGGCATCTGACTTGGGAGTGGAAGAAGGGGATCCGTAGCTACTTGCATCCATTGCTGTTTGCTGTTCTTTATAAAGTTCTCACTCTTTTGGGTCTTGATAGTCCATGGTTCATG CAAAGGGCTCCCCGGCTGCTGCAGTCCATATTTTCTGCAGTGGGCGATTTGTATTTGTACAAAATGTCAGATGTCCTCTTTGGTGACTGTGTTGCGAAATGGGCA CTCTTTTCACAGTTGGCAAATTGGTTTATGATATTTTGCTTTCCCCGCACATTGTCAAATAGTTTGGAGACTGCTCTTACACTCGTTAGCCTATACCACTGGCCTTGTATAAGAGTTTCTCCTACCAAAGTTCCCTCGGTTTCGAGGAAGTGGGGTTTGGCACTAGCAGCATTGGCTTGTGTAATTCGACCAACTAGTGCTATTATATGGGTGTACATTGGCCTACTTGAGCTGTTTGGAACTCATGATAGACTGAGATTAATTTTTCTAGAGGTGGCTCCCATTGG GGCCGTGGTTCTTGGATTAACATGTTTATTGGATCGCTTGGTGTATGGCTTGTGGGTCTTAGTACCTCTTAATTTTCTCAAGTTCAATTTTCTTTCCTCTGGAGGAGACTATTATGGAACTCACAAGTGGCACTGGTACTTCACTCAAGGATTTCCGGTCATGCTTTTCTCATTCTTACCTTTTTCTGTTGCTGGAATCGTGTGGTCCAAACAATGGAAGCTGTCTGGCCTTATTGCATGGGTTTTAGGAATTTACAGCCTATTGGGTCACAAAGAATTCAG GTTTGTCCTGCCTGTGCTCCCAATAGCGTTGATGTTCTCTGGATATGCTTTGGCCAAGACAAAGACACCCGATTCTCAAGATACCGAGAAGAAAGGATCTTTGAACACCCATTCCAGGCATCCTTTTAAGCGACTTTCCATATTGTTTTTGCTTGCTACCAATATACCAATGGCCCTCTATATGAGCTTGGTTCATCAG AGAGGAACTGAAGATGTAATGATATATCTATCTGAAGAAGCTCGCAATGACAAGGTGAAAAGCATCCTTTTCCtaatgccatgccatgccacacCTTACTACTCCACTTTGCATCGCAACATACCCATGCGTTTCCTTGATTGCTCACCAAG TGAAGAGAAAGGAATTCCAGATGAGTCTGACCGTTTTATGATGGACCCTATCAGTTTTGTGTCAGAATTCACAAAAAGCTGGTCGATACCTAGTCATATTGTGTTGTTTGGTTCAGAAGAAAGATTATTGAGGGATTTTCTAGCCTCACATTCTTTCAAAGAG ATAAGAAGGTTTTTCCATTCTCACTTCAAAGTGGACCGTGAGGTTCAAGCATCAGTAGTCGTATATGTTTGGACAGGGCATTGA